In one Steroidobacteraceae bacterium genomic region, the following are encoded:
- a CDS encoding CoA ester lyase, with amino-acid sequence MSARSLLFVPGDSDRKLAKVAAAGADLVILDLEDAVAADQKPAARQRVREFIAAQSQQFAASLWVRINPLETPEALLDLVAVIAAGLDGIMLPKARDANDIRRLGAYLDVLEVERGMERGATRILPIATETAEAMFSLGSFASCRARLYGITWGAEDLSAALGASGNKEPDGRWTTPYQLARSFCLFAAGAARVAAFDTVFVDVRNADGLRSSCADARRDGFSGKLAIHPDQVAIINEAFLPSAAELAQARRIVALFAANPGSAALTLDGQMVDIPHLKQAEKVLARAAHSGS; translated from the coding sequence ATGAGCGCACGCTCACTGCTGTTCGTCCCGGGAGACAGCGACCGCAAGCTCGCCAAGGTTGCCGCCGCCGGGGCCGATCTCGTCATCCTCGATCTCGAAGACGCGGTCGCCGCCGACCAGAAACCCGCCGCGCGCCAGCGCGTACGCGAATTCATCGCGGCACAATCGCAACAGTTTGCCGCGTCACTGTGGGTGCGAATCAATCCGCTCGAAACACCCGAGGCATTGCTCGATCTGGTCGCGGTCATCGCCGCGGGACTCGACGGAATCATGCTGCCGAAAGCCCGCGATGCCAACGACATCAGGCGCCTCGGGGCCTACCTTGATGTACTCGAAGTCGAGCGCGGCATGGAGCGAGGCGCAACCCGCATACTTCCAATCGCGACCGAAACCGCGGAAGCCATGTTCTCGCTCGGCAGTTTCGCAAGCTGCCGCGCGCGCCTCTATGGCATCACCTGGGGTGCCGAGGATTTGAGCGCGGCGCTGGGTGCCAGCGGCAACAAGGAGCCTGACGGGCGCTGGACCACGCCCTATCAGCTGGCACGCAGCTTCTGCCTGTTCGCCGCTGGCGCGGCGCGTGTAGCGGCCTTTGATACGGTATTCGTCGATGTCAGGAACGCCGATGGGTTGCGCTCATCCTGTGCGGATGCACGCCGCGATGGATTTTCCGGAAAGCTCGCAATTCACCCGGATCAGGTGGCGATCATCAACGAGGCCTTCCTGCCGAGTGCCGCCGAGCTCGCACAAGCACGCCGGATCGTGGCGCTGTTTGCCGCCAACCCCGGCAGCGCGGCTCTTACGCTCGATGGACAGATGGTCGATATTCCACATCTCAAGCAAGCCGAAAAAGTGCTGGCGCGGGCGGCCCACTCGGGGTCATGA
- the thpR gene encoding RNA 2',3'-cyclic phosphodiesterase, which yields MTDGAGDGAMRLFFAIWPDAKEQHALLAEAKRSLEATQWRGRWQDPNKLHLTLQFLGSLPCQLMAELMAAAGRLLSQGWPAARAASAQLRLDRLEYWPRSKVLCATASHQEHVQALHERLAPLQAQFGRAADPQRFRAHVTVGRGESPADLDALDPLQTVTWGMTRIALVRSVFVPMHAYVVLRQWQPGAPAGDPA from the coding sequence GTGACTGATGGTGCCGGCGATGGCGCGATGCGGCTGTTTTTTGCCATCTGGCCAGATGCAAAGGAGCAACATGCGTTGCTCGCCGAGGCCAAGCGTTCACTTGAGGCGACGCAATGGCGCGGCCGCTGGCAGGATCCGAACAAGCTGCACCTGACGCTGCAGTTTCTTGGGAGTCTGCCGTGCCAGTTGATGGCGGAACTGATGGCTGCGGCCGGGCGTCTGCTGTCGCAAGGCTGGCCTGCGGCCCGCGCGGCATCAGCGCAACTGCGACTCGATCGGCTGGAATACTGGCCGCGCAGCAAGGTACTTTGCGCGACGGCCTCGCATCAGGAGCATGTCCAGGCGCTCCACGAGCGGTTGGCGCCACTGCAGGCGCAGTTTGGCCGAGCCGCTGACCCGCAACGTTTTCGCGCGCATGTCACTGTCGGTCGAGGCGAGTCGCCAGCGGACCTCGACGCGCTCGATCCGCTCCAGACGGTCACCTGGGGCATGACAAGGATCGCGCTCGTGCGCAGCGTATTCGTCCCGATGCACGCCTATGTGGTGCTCAGGCAGTGGCAGCCGGGAGCACCGGCGGGAGATCCGGCCTAA
- a CDS encoding LLM class F420-dependent oxidoreductase has product MKLGLQLGYWGTRPIDRFIELAQRAEALGFDMVCTSEAYGSDVFTPLAAIASRTSRIRLGTSIMQISARTPACAAMTAMTLDHISQGRLCLGIGVSGPQVVEGWYGQRFRRPLERTREWLAVFRQVMAREAPVTFDGAQYALPYRGEDASGLGKPLMLITHPLRKDIPVFLGAEGPKNVALATSEFDGWFPILMPPERFDMFAEQLAAARAGFEILATVSASLADDLAKALVPVKQHIALYVGGMGSREENFHKRMIERSGYSEAAQKIQDLWLTGKKAEAVAAVPDELADSLALVGPADHVRQNLARWKASPATTLLINALPRFEDTVRNMEFLAGEVL; this is encoded by the coding sequence GTGAAACTTGGTCTTCAGCTTGGCTATTGGGGCACCAGGCCCATCGATCGATTCATCGAGTTGGCGCAGCGGGCCGAAGCGCTTGGTTTCGACATGGTGTGCACCTCCGAGGCCTACGGTTCGGATGTGTTCACTCCGCTCGCGGCGATCGCCTCGCGAACGAGCCGCATCCGTCTCGGCACGTCGATCATGCAGATATCCGCGCGCACCCCGGCCTGCGCGGCGATGACTGCGATGACGCTCGATCATATTTCACAGGGTCGCCTTTGCCTCGGCATCGGGGTATCGGGCCCGCAGGTGGTGGAAGGCTGGTACGGGCAACGATTTCGCCGCCCTCTCGAGCGTACGCGCGAATGGCTCGCCGTATTCCGCCAAGTCATGGCGCGTGAGGCACCCGTTACTTTCGACGGCGCACAATATGCGCTGCCTTATCGCGGCGAGGATGCAAGCGGTCTCGGCAAGCCATTGATGCTGATCACCCACCCCTTGCGCAAGGACATCCCGGTGTTTCTGGGAGCCGAAGGGCCAAAAAACGTCGCGCTTGCGACCAGTGAATTCGACGGCTGGTTTCCTATCCTCATGCCACCGGAACGGTTCGACATGTTCGCGGAACAGCTTGCCGCGGCGCGTGCCGGATTCGAAATACTGGCCACCGTGAGCGCATCGCTCGCCGATGATCTTGCCAAGGCACTGGTTCCGGTCAAGCAGCACATTGCCTTGTACGTTGGCGGCATGGGCTCCCGGGAGGAGAATTTTCACAAACGCATGATCGAGCGCAGTGGCTACAGCGAGGCAGCACAGAAGATCCAGGACCTGTGGCTGACCGGCAAGAAGGCAGAGGCCGTCGCCGCCGTGCCCGACGAATTGGCCGACTCCCTGGCCCTGGTGGGTCCGGCCGATCATGTTCGCCAGAATCTCGCGCGCTGGAAGGCCTCGCCGGCCACGACCTTGCTCATCAACGCGCTGCCGCGCTTTGAGGACACCGTGCGCAACATGGAGTTTCTCGCTGGTGAAGTGCTTTAG
- a CDS encoding PQQ-binding-like beta-propeller repeat protein, with amino-acid sequence MIAIAVRASLIVLLSAGLGMLWAATPPQQSKEDQEAAAFRASMDAGKAGVDRDALPGAAIYRERCSFCHEGQAAKAPARTFLELMTPEAIHGALSAGIMKIQAAGLDDEQMRQVAEYLAGRAFGGPAPAALPSCQGAAARFDLRRPARIEGWGFTADNNHFIPAEVAGLAAKDVSRLKLKWAIAFPDSVRARSRPTFAYGALYVGSQDGTVYALDQKTGCVRWTFKSSAEVRTPVVIPRQPGRKPLAFFGDLIGRVYAVEALTGKEVWRIKADDHPNATITGSPVYRNGVLYVPVSSLEEASADPSYPCCTFRGSVLALRAATGDQLWKTYSIEQAPREVGERPSGVKVFAPSGAAIWNTPTLDAKRGLLYVGTANNYSRPTTDTSNSVMAMDLESGAVRWHWQIVKDDAWNVGCMIGNDSCPEDPGPDYDIGSGTMLARMANGRDRIIVGLKSGMAVAIDPQSHDRSIWATRVGRGSIQGGIQFGMAYDGKRIYVPIADMANAMDASSAARDAAAGPPRPGLYALNPENGEVLWSSPADNVCGERQFCDPGILASISAMPGVIFAGHMDGRVRAYDSTTGRVLWQFDTSVEMTTLSGAKARGGTIGGGGPVVFDGMLYTNSGYGLYFHLPGNVLAAFSVDGK; translated from the coding sequence GTGATTGCAATTGCGGTGCGCGCCTCGCTAATCGTTCTCCTCTCGGCCGGTCTCGGCATGTTGTGGGCGGCCACTCCGCCGCAGCAGTCCAAGGAGGATCAGGAAGCGGCAGCTTTTCGCGCCTCCATGGATGCCGGCAAGGCGGGCGTGGATCGGGATGCACTGCCTGGGGCTGCCATCTACCGCGAGCGCTGCAGTTTCTGCCACGAGGGACAGGCTGCCAAGGCGCCTGCGCGAACGTTCCTCGAGCTCATGACGCCCGAGGCGATACACGGCGCATTATCCGCGGGCATCATGAAGATCCAGGCTGCGGGTCTTGACGATGAGCAAATGCGCCAGGTCGCGGAGTATCTCGCGGGGCGCGCTTTCGGCGGCCCGGCGCCGGCTGCATTGCCTTCCTGTCAGGGTGCGGCGGCGCGATTCGATCTGCGCCGTCCAGCAAGAATCGAAGGTTGGGGCTTTACGGCGGACAACAACCATTTCATTCCTGCCGAGGTCGCAGGACTTGCGGCGAAGGATGTGTCCCGCCTGAAGCTCAAATGGGCAATCGCTTTCCCTGATAGCGTGCGTGCGCGTTCCCGCCCGACTTTCGCCTATGGCGCGCTCTACGTTGGTAGCCAGGACGGTACCGTCTACGCGCTCGACCAGAAGACCGGCTGTGTCCGCTGGACTTTCAAGTCCAGTGCGGAAGTGCGCACCCCAGTAGTCATTCCGCGTCAACCAGGTCGCAAGCCGCTCGCGTTCTTTGGCGACTTGATCGGTCGTGTCTATGCGGTCGAGGCGTTGACCGGCAAGGAAGTCTGGAGAATCAAGGCCGACGATCATCCAAATGCGACGATCACGGGTTCACCGGTGTACCGTAATGGCGTGCTCTATGTGCCGGTATCCTCGCTGGAGGAAGCGTCGGCCGATCCGTCCTATCCCTGCTGCACGTTCCGGGGCAGCGTGCTCGCCTTGCGCGCTGCGACGGGCGATCAGCTCTGGAAGACCTATTCCATCGAACAGGCGCCGAGGGAGGTCGGCGAGCGGCCCTCGGGTGTGAAGGTATTCGCTCCCTCCGGCGCGGCGATCTGGAACACGCCGACCCTGGATGCCAAACGCGGTCTGCTGTACGTTGGTACGGCCAACAACTATTCCCGGCCGACGACCGATACCAGCAATTCCGTCATGGCCATGGATCTCGAATCGGGCGCCGTGCGCTGGCACTGGCAGATCGTCAAGGACGACGCCTGGAACGTCGGCTGCATGATCGGCAATGATTCATGCCCGGAGGATCCGGGCCCCGATTACGACATCGGCTCCGGAACCATGCTGGCGCGCATGGCAAATGGCCGCGACCGCATCATCGTGGGACTCAAGAGCGGCATGGCGGTTGCCATCGATCCACAGAGCCACGACCGCAGCATCTGGGCGACGCGCGTCGGCCGCGGTTCGATCCAGGGTGGCATCCAGTTTGGCATGGCTTACGATGGCAAACGCATCTATGTGCCAATCGCCGACATGGCGAATGCGATGGACGCTTCATCCGCGGCGCGGGATGCCGCGGCAGGTCCGCCGCGACCCGGGCTTTATGCGTTGAATCCCGAGAATGGCGAGGTGCTTTGGTCCTCACCGGCGGACAACGTCTGCGGTGAACGCCAATTCTGCGATCCCGGCATCCTCGCGTCGATTTCTGCGATGCCGGGCGTGATCTTCGCTGGTCACATGGATGGTCGAGTCCGCGCCTATGATTCGACAACGGGCCGGGTGCTATGGCAGTTCGACACGAGCGTCGAAATGACGACTCTGTCGGGCGCCAAGGCACGCGGTGGCACGATCGGCGGCGGCGGCCCGGTGGTTTTCGATGGCATGCTCTATACCAATTCTGGCTACGGGCTTTACTTCCATCTTCCAGGCAACGTCCTGGCGGCGTTTTCCGTCGATGGCAAGTAG
- a CDS encoding MaoC family dehydratase: protein MPGLYFEEFSPGQVIRHPIRRTVTEADNVFFTALTHNPALLHLDEEYCRNETEFGQRIVNSAFTLGLMVGISVGETTLGTTVANLGWDEVRFPKPVFHGDTLRVETEVLELRASASRPQNGIVIFLHRAYNQRDVMVATCKRTALMLRRPTP from the coding sequence GTGCCTGGATTGTATTTCGAGGAATTTTCGCCTGGTCAGGTCATTCGGCATCCCATACGCCGGACAGTCACCGAGGCGGACAACGTTTTCTTCACTGCGCTCACGCACAATCCTGCGTTGCTGCACCTGGACGAGGAATACTGCCGAAATGAAACCGAATTCGGTCAGCGTATCGTCAATAGCGCATTCACACTCGGCCTGATGGTTGGAATCTCGGTGGGCGAAACGACGCTCGGTACGACAGTTGCCAACCTTGGCTGGGACGAAGTGCGGTTTCCAAAGCCGGTCTTTCATGGCGACACCTTGCGTGTCGAGACCGAGGTTCTCGAATTGCGCGCGAGCGCATCCCGTCCGCAAAATGGCATCGTCATTTTTCTGCACCGTGCCTACAACCAACGCGATGTCATGGTCGCGACCTGCAAACGAACGGCCCTGATGTTGCGCCGGCCGACGCCATGA
- a CDS encoding alpha-hydroxy acid oxidase, which produces MLTHRPASLERCYRISDLRSLAQRRLPLAMFHYIDGGADDEWTLRRNTAAFDDYQLLPTQLRDVSAIDLGTQLLGRRIELPFFLSPTGMSRLFHHEAETAVARAAQAFGTYYSLSTIGTTSIESIGAMGNQAWIFQIYILKDRELTREFVVRCKASGCHALALTVDTPLAGNRERDHVTGMQMPPRFTWRSLASFATHFSWTWNLLRHPDFRLANVAHRVDALAATSMSLIDYVNGQFDRSVDWDDVAWLIEQWQGPFIIKGVQSPADALRAADVGASAIMISNHGGRQLESAPAPVDCVAPIRDAVGDRLELIVDGGIRRGTHILKALALGADACSIGRAYLYGLAAGGHLGVLRALELLKSELARDLALLGCASIADLKPEHVLRLRR; this is translated from the coding sequence ATGCTGACTCATCGACCCGCCAGTCTCGAGCGTTGCTATCGAATTTCTGACCTGCGATCCCTTGCGCAGCGTCGGTTGCCACTTGCAATGTTCCATTACATCGACGGCGGCGCGGACGATGAATGGACACTACGCAGGAATACGGCCGCGTTCGACGACTACCAGCTCCTGCCAACGCAGTTGCGGGATGTCTCGGCCATCGACCTCGGAACGCAACTGCTTGGACGGCGGATTGAATTGCCGTTTTTCCTCTCGCCGACCGGCATGTCGCGCCTTTTTCATCATGAGGCCGAGACCGCGGTGGCGAGAGCTGCGCAGGCTTTCGGTACCTATTACTCGCTGTCCACGATAGGCACGACGTCGATCGAATCGATCGGTGCGATGGGAAACCAGGCGTGGATTTTCCAGATCTACATTCTGAAGGATCGAGAACTGACCCGGGAGTTCGTCGTGCGCTGCAAAGCGAGCGGCTGCCACGCGCTCGCATTGACCGTCGATACGCCGCTCGCAGGGAATCGTGAGCGCGACCATGTGACTGGCATGCAGATGCCGCCCCGGTTCACATGGCGCAGCCTGGCGAGTTTCGCTACGCACTTCTCCTGGACCTGGAACCTGCTGCGCCACCCGGATTTCCGGCTGGCCAACGTGGCGCATCGTGTCGATGCGCTTGCAGCGACTTCGATGTCCCTGATCGACTATGTCAACGGCCAGTTCGATCGCAGCGTAGACTGGGATGATGTCGCATGGCTGATCGAGCAGTGGCAGGGACCCTTCATCATCAAGGGCGTCCAGTCGCCCGCGGATGCGCTGCGCGCCGCAGATGTTGGCGCGAGCGCGATCATGATTTCCAATCATGGCGGCAGGCAGCTCGAGTCGGCGCCGGCGCCCGTCGACTGCGTTGCGCCGATTCGCGATGCCGTGGGCGATCGGCTTGAACTCATCGTCGACGGCGGCATACGCCGCGGAACGCATATCCTCAAGGCCCTGGCGCTGGGGGCCGATGCCTGTTCAATTGGCCGAGCCTATCTGTACGGATTGGCAGCTGGCGGCCATCTCGGCGTACTGCGCGCGCTGGAGCTGCTGAAGTCAGAACTCGCGCGCGACCTCGCGCTCCTTGGATGCGCCTCGATCGCTGATCTCAAGCCCGAGCATGTGCTGCGCCTGCGGCGCTGA
- a CDS encoding nuclear transport factor 2 family protein: MDLSGRIRRIEDRDAIRRLVADYCKVVDDRDLAALTALFAPDAVMKSRDGVMNARGRGAIAEMFKGRFAVLGPTFHYTHDVAIDLSDDAPDEASALVSSHAEVFRTGVAMIAAIRYHDRLVRLDERWHFAERDLAFFYYVPCREYEQAMGSRLRMRAYGDQRPADWPETLATWKTYHGD, encoded by the coding sequence ATGGATCTGTCAGGGCGCATCCGCCGGATTGAGGACCGGGATGCGATCCGCCGACTGGTTGCGGATTATTGCAAGGTCGTGGACGACCGTGATCTCGCGGCACTGACGGCATTGTTCGCGCCTGATGCCGTCATGAAATCACGTGACGGTGTCATGAATGCTCGCGGTCGCGGCGCAATCGCCGAAATGTTCAAGGGACGTTTTGCGGTCCTCGGTCCGACATTTCACTATACACATGATGTCGCGATCGACCTGTCCGACGATGCGCCGGATGAGGCGTCTGCGCTTGTGAGCTCTCATGCCGAGGTGTTTCGCACGGGCGTAGCGATGATCGCGGCCATCCGCTACCACGACCGCCTCGTACGACTCGATGAGCGGTGGCATTTTGCCGAAAGGGACCTGGCGTTTTTCTACTATGTCCCCTGCCGCGAATACGAACAAGCGATGGGCAGCAGATTGCGAATGCGGGCCTATGGTGATCAGCGACCCGCCGACTGGCCAGAGACGCTCGCGACCTGGAAGACCTATCACGGTGACTGA
- a CDS encoding MFS transporter translates to MNTLPTSPARQRIAESPSTLPFLGALAAMGALTMDIYMPAIPTMAAELGVAIVKVNNTISSFLIGYAIGQFFGGLLSDQVGRKRIGLTGLGIYVAACLLVVAAPNIEAITWLRAIQALGVGFSSVACLALVRDIYDPAVLGRRLATVTVIMLAAPLLAPAAGTLLMSIGWRSIFVAKAIYGTVMGLWWALAFPETHAGRWRNLNLLTIFRQCVAVLSRQVDGRRLPSRLVMALGFSASVMMVYLTNSAFLYMQTLGLGPKSFAMVFAFGVTGFIGGALIARRFLTLQSAARLMRHALACQLVVATLLLVLVIGGRAMVWNVLPCIFLLLAMQGIISPSGSAQYLQHFSKLAGSAAAVQMTAVYSAGGLFGWVSGLLYDGSLVPMTAVMLICSVMANAIARPALRQP, encoded by the coding sequence TTGAACACCCTGCCCACGAGCCCTGCCCGCCAGCGAATCGCCGAATCGCCGTCCACCCTGCCGTTCCTCGGCGCGCTTGCGGCGATGGGCGCTCTCACCATGGACATCTACATGCCGGCCATTCCGACAATGGCGGCCGAACTCGGTGTCGCAATCGTCAAGGTCAACAATACCATCAGTTCGTTTCTCATAGGCTATGCGATTGGCCAGTTCTTCGGTGGCTTGCTGTCCGATCAGGTAGGTCGCAAGCGCATTGGACTCACGGGCCTTGGAATCTATGTCGCTGCGTGCCTGCTCGTGGTCGCCGCGCCGAATATCGAGGCGATCACCTGGTTGCGGGCGATTCAGGCTCTCGGCGTCGGCTTTTCCTCGGTCGCCTGTCTGGCGCTCGTGCGCGACATCTATGATCCTGCCGTACTGGGCCGCCGTCTTGCCACTGTCACGGTGATCATGTTGGCGGCGCCACTCCTGGCTCCTGCCGCGGGCACGCTGCTGATGAGCATTGGCTGGCGAAGCATATTCGTCGCCAAGGCAATCTACGGGACCGTCATGGGGTTGTGGTGGGCGCTCGCATTCCCCGAAACCCATGCCGGTCGCTGGCGCAATCTGAACCTGCTTACCATCTTTCGCCAATGCGTCGCCGTTCTCAGTCGACAGGTTGACGGACGCCGGTTGCCATCGCGATTGGTCATGGCTCTCGGCTTTTCGGCAAGCGTGATGATGGTCTATCTGACCAACTCTGCGTTCCTTTACATGCAGACCCTGGGCCTGGGTCCGAAGTCGTTTGCGATGGTCTTTGCATTTGGCGTAACCGGATTCATCGGCGGCGCACTCATCGCGCGGCGCTTCCTGACGCTACAGAGTGCGGCACGACTCATGCGACACGCACTTGCCTGCCAGCTGGTGGTCGCAACGCTACTGCTTGTGCTCGTGATTGGCGGCCGCGCGATGGTGTGGAACGTACTGCCGTGCATCTTCCTGTTGCTCGCAATGCAGGGCATCATCAGCCCGTCCGGCTCCGCCCAGTATTTGCAGCACTTTTCAAAGCTCGCCGGGAGCGCGGCGGCCGTGCAAATGACTGCCGTCTATTCGGCTGGCGGTCTATTCGGATGGGTGAGCGGCCTGCTGTACGACGGCAGCCTCGTACCCATGACCGCCGTGATGCTGATCTGCTCGGTGATGGCCAATGCGATTGCGCGCCCGGCGCTGCGCCAGCCATAG